From the genome of Canis lupus familiaris isolate Mischka breed German Shepherd chromosome 8, alternate assembly UU_Cfam_GSD_1.0, whole genome shotgun sequence, one region includes:
- the FSCB gene encoding fibrous sheath CABYR-binding protein isoform X23, translating to MEESDEPDQPISAGRQEIRKRRRLSQSMVDKSQQTEVTEKKKHLPISQSSGPKSTVSIGNIPGSKVNYESLRVSSQLQQTWTKRKHVQDMTDKSLQTEAIVEEKKEEIRSVGETVVPEEKPAAVGAAVPEFPETVQEVEIPPSRHSIQLKIDRSQQTSCTGDWSMMNIPQKEKVDKEQQTYFSETEIVVIGQPDSSFSKSNEVVQKSESSGKLFISEYPELLPSTSRDEEIRRISISKFLFSQQSKKGSLELSEDEQYVLGDVSPTAEEIFAEVQSLPDETTAENFPTEPQPPPIEEAPTEEGLATIEPTLSEEALSEGPPVEVQSPKVEEAPVEVQIFPAEEISAEEAPAKVESIPAKEAFSEEVYPEVQLTTAEEPPMRETEEFQPLLAETSPEVQPPPAEKAPAEEASDEVQPPLAETSPEVQLPPSEKAPADETSDEVQPPPAETSSEVQPPPAEKAPAEEASDKVQPPPAEKAPADETSDEVQSPPAETAPEVQPPPAEKALAEEAPDEVQPPPAEKALAEEAPDEVQPPPAEKAPADEAPDEVQPLPAEKAPAEEAPDEVQPPPAEKAPADETSDEVQSPPAETAPEVQPPPAEKAPAEEAPDEVQPPPSEKAPADETSDEVQPPPAEKAPAEEAPDEVQPPPAETSPEIQPPPSEKAPADEPSDEIQHAPAETSPEVEPPSAEEVPAEEAPIDVQSPPAETSPEVHSPLLEEAPVEEAAVEICSTPPEEAPKEDTSARVWSEPAGVALVEPQHPSAEETTLEMVPVDKQFPAAEEDFFTQISVEDVLAEVQPPPSEHTAADEPLVDHMSTEYQHLQTADVPVVKLESLVLEDQQKPEEPLELDPVPEDLSNIKKEQAPAFEIEGVFHIEIK from the exons atggaagagagTGATGAACCTGATCAGCCCATCTCAGCAGGGAGGCAAGAAATTCGAAAAAGAAGACGACTCAGCCAATCAATGGTAGACAAATCCCAGCAGACTGaagtaacagagaaaaagaaacacttgcCTATATCACAATCATCTGGTCCTAAATCTACCGTTAGTATTGGTAATATTCCTGGAAGCAAAGTCAATTACGAGTCTCTCAGAGTATCTTCTCAACTTCAGCAAACTTGGACAAAGAGAAAGCATGTACAGGATATGACTGATAAATCTCTGCAAACAGAGGCTattgtagaagagaaaaaagaagaaatcagatcAGTCGGTGAAACAGTGGTACCTGAAGAAAAGCCAGCTGCTGTTGGAGCAGCAGTCCCTGAATTTCCAGAGACTGTTCAGGAAGTAGAAATTCCACCAAGCAGACATTCAATTCAACTAAAAATAGACAGATCTCAGCAGACCAGTTGTACTGGAGACTGGTCAATGATGAACattcctcaaaaagaaaaagtggacaAGGAACAGCAGACATACTTTAGTGAAACAGAAATAGTAGTTATTGGCCAACCAGATAGCTCTTTCTCAAAGTCAAATGAAGTTGTGCAAAAAAGTGAATCCTCAGGGAAGCTTTTCATTAGTGAATATCCTGAATTGCTACCCTCAACAAgtagagatgaagaaattagGCGGATAAGTATTAGCAAATTTCTATTTagtcaacaaagcaaaaaaggtTCTTTGGAACTTTCAGAAGATGAGCAATATGTTCTAGGTGATGTGTCTCCTACAGCAGAAGAGATCTTTGCTGAAGTCCAATCTCTGCCAGATGAGACTACTGCTGAAAACTTCCCTACTGAACCTCAGCCTCCACCAATTGAAGAGGCTCCTACAGAAGAGGGCCTTGCTACAATAGAGCCCACCCTAAGTGAAGAGGCTCTTTCAGAAGGGCCTCCTGTTGAAGTTCAGTCTCCAAAAGTTGAAGAAGCTCCTGTTGAAGTACAGATTTTCCCAGCTGAAGAGATTTCTGCAGAAGAGGCCCCTGCTAAAGTAGAGTCTATCCCTGCTAAAGAGGCTTTCTCAGAAGAGGTTTATCCTGAAGTTCAGCTTACAACAGCTGAAGAGCCTCCTATGCGAGAGACTGAAGAATTTCAGCCTCTACTGGCTGAGACCTCCCCTGAAGTTCAGCCTCCACCAGCTGAGAAGGCCCCTGCAGAAGAGGCCTCAGATGAAGTTCAGCCTCCACTGGCTGAGACCTCCCCTGAGGTTCAGCTTCCACCATCTGAGAAGGCCCCTGCAGATGAGACCTCTGATGAAGTTCAGCCCCCACCAGCTGAGACCTCTTCTGAAGTTCAGCCTCCACCAGCTGAGAAAGCCCCTGCAGAAGAGGCCTCAGATAAAGTTCAGCCTCCACCAGCTGAGAAGGCCCCTGCAGATGAGACCTCTGATGAAGTTCAGTCTCCACCAGCTGAGACCGCTCCTGAAG TTCAGCCTCCACCAGCTGAGAAAGCCCTTGCAGAAGAGGCCCCAGATGAAGTTCAGCCTCCACCAGCTGAGAAAGCCCTTGCAGAAGAGGCCCCAGATGAAGTTCAGCCGCCACCAGCTGAGAAGGCCCCTGCAGATGAGGCCCCAGATGAAGTTCAGCCTCTACCAGCTGAGAAAGCCCCTGCAGAAGAGGCCCCAGATGAAGTTCAGCCTCCACCAGCTGAGAAGGCCCCTGCAGATGAGACCTCTGATGAAGTTCAGTCTCCACCAGCTGAGACCGCTCCTGAAGTTCAGCCTCCACCAGCTGAGAAAGCCCCTGCAGAAGAGGCCCCAGATGAAGTTCAGCCTCCACCATCTGAGAAGGCCCCTGCAGATGAGACCTCTGATGAAGTTCAGCCTCCACCAGCTGAGAAAGCCCCTGCAGAAGAGGCGCCAGATGAAGTTCAGCCTCCACCAGCTGAGACCTCCCCTGAAATTCAGCCTCCACCATCTGAGAAGGCCCCTGCAGATGAGCCCTCTGATGAAATTCAGCATGCACCAGCTGAGACCTCTCCTGAAGTTGAGCCTCCTTCAGCTGAGGAGGTCCCTGCAGAAGAGGCCCCAATTGACGTTCAGTCTCCACCAGCTGAGACCTCTCCTGAAGTTCATTCTCCACTACTTGAGGAGGCCCCTGTAGAAGAGGCCGCAGTTGAAATTTGTTCTACACCACCTGAGGAGGCTCCTAAAGAAGATACCTCAGCTAGAGTTTGGTCTGAACCCGCTGGGGTAGCTCTTGTTGAACCTCAGCATCCATCAGCTGAAGAAACGACTTTAGAAATGGTCCCTGTTGACAAACAGTTTCCAGCAGCTGAAGAGGACTTTTTTACACAAATTTCTGTAGAAGATGTCCTTGCTGAAGTTCAGCCTCCACCATCTGAACACACTGCTGCAGATGAGCCTTTGGTAGACCATATGTCTACTGAATATCAACATCTCCAGACAGCAGATGTCCCAGTGGTAAAATTAGAATCACTGGTTTTGGAAGATCAGCAAAAACCTGAAGAGCCTTTGGAACTAGATCCTGTCCCTGAAGATTTGTCTAATATCAAGAAAGAACAGGCTCCTGCCTTTGAAATAGAGGGTGTCTttcatatagaaataaaatag
- the FSCB gene encoding fibrous sheath CABYR-binding protein isoform X24, translating into MEESDEPDQPISAGRQEIRKRRRLSQSMVDKSQQTEVTEKKKHLPISQSSGPKSTVSIGNIPGSKVNYESLRVSSQLQQTWTKRKHVQDMTDKSLQTEAIVEEKKEEIRSVGETVVPEEKPAAVGAAVPEFPETVQEVEIPPSRHSIQLKIDRSQQTSCTGDWSMMNIPQKEKVDKEQQTYFSETEIVVIGQPDSSFSKSNEVVQKSESSGKLFISEYPELLPSTSRDEEIRRISISKFLFSQQSKKGSLELSEDEQYVLGDVSPTAEEIFAEVQSLPDETTAENFPTEPQPPPIEEAPTEEGLATIEPTLSEEALSEGPPVEVQSPKVEEAPVEVQIFPAEEISAEEAPAKVESIPAKEAFSEEVYPEVQLTTAEEPPMRETEEFQPLLAETSPEVQPPPAEKAPAEEASDEVQPPLAETSPEVQLPPSEKAPADETSDEVQPPPAETSSEVQPPPAEKAPAEEASDKVQPPPAEKAPADETSDEVQSPPAETAPEVQPPPAEKALAEEAPDEVQPPPAEKAPADEAPDEVQPLPAEKAPAEEAPDEVQPPPAEKAPADETSDEVQSPPAETAPEVQPPPAEKAPAEEAPDEVQPPPSEKAPADETSDEVQPPPAEKAPAEEAPDEVQPPPAETSPEIQPPPSEKAPADEPSDEIQHAPAETSPEVEPPSAEEVPAEEAPIDVQSPPAETSPEVHSPLLEEAPVEEAAVEICSTPPEEAPKEDTSARVWSEPAGVALVEPQHPSAEETTLEMVPVDKQFPAAEEDFFTQISVEDVLAEVQPPPSEHTAADEPLVDHMSTEYQHLQTADVPVVKLESLVLEDQQKPEEPLELDPVPEDLSNIKKEQAPAFEIEGVFHIEIK; encoded by the exons atggaagagagTGATGAACCTGATCAGCCCATCTCAGCAGGGAGGCAAGAAATTCGAAAAAGAAGACGACTCAGCCAATCAATGGTAGACAAATCCCAGCAGACTGaagtaacagagaaaaagaaacacttgcCTATATCACAATCATCTGGTCCTAAATCTACCGTTAGTATTGGTAATATTCCTGGAAGCAAAGTCAATTACGAGTCTCTCAGAGTATCTTCTCAACTTCAGCAAACTTGGACAAAGAGAAAGCATGTACAGGATATGACTGATAAATCTCTGCAAACAGAGGCTattgtagaagagaaaaaagaagaaatcagatcAGTCGGTGAAACAGTGGTACCTGAAGAAAAGCCAGCTGCTGTTGGAGCAGCAGTCCCTGAATTTCCAGAGACTGTTCAGGAAGTAGAAATTCCACCAAGCAGACATTCAATTCAACTAAAAATAGACAGATCTCAGCAGACCAGTTGTACTGGAGACTGGTCAATGATGAACattcctcaaaaagaaaaagtggacaAGGAACAGCAGACATACTTTAGTGAAACAGAAATAGTAGTTATTGGCCAACCAGATAGCTCTTTCTCAAAGTCAAATGAAGTTGTGCAAAAAAGTGAATCCTCAGGGAAGCTTTTCATTAGTGAATATCCTGAATTGCTACCCTCAACAAgtagagatgaagaaattagGCGGATAAGTATTAGCAAATTTCTATTTagtcaacaaagcaaaaaaggtTCTTTGGAACTTTCAGAAGATGAGCAATATGTTCTAGGTGATGTGTCTCCTACAGCAGAAGAGATCTTTGCTGAAGTCCAATCTCTGCCAGATGAGACTACTGCTGAAAACTTCCCTACTGAACCTCAGCCTCCACCAATTGAAGAGGCTCCTACAGAAGAGGGCCTTGCTACAATAGAGCCCACCCTAAGTGAAGAGGCTCTTTCAGAAGGGCCTCCTGTTGAAGTTCAGTCTCCAAAAGTTGAAGAAGCTCCTGTTGAAGTACAGATTTTCCCAGCTGAAGAGATTTCTGCAGAAGAGGCCCCTGCTAAAGTAGAGTCTATCCCTGCTAAAGAGGCTTTCTCAGAAGAGGTTTATCCTGAAGTTCAGCTTACAACAGCTGAAGAGCCTCCTATGCGAGAGACTGAAGAATTTCAGCCTCTACTGGCTGAGACCTCCCCTGAAGTTCAGCCTCCACCAGCTGAGAAGGCCCCTGCAGAAGAGGCCTCAGATGAAGTTCAGCCTCCACTGGCTGAGACCTCCCCTGAGGTTCAGCTTCCACCATCTGAGAAGGCCCCTGCAGATGAGACCTCTGATGAAGTTCAGCCCCCACCAGCTGAGACCTCTTCTGAAGTTCAGCCTCCACCAGCTGAGAAAGCCCCTGCAGAAGAGGCCTCAGATAAAGTTCAGCCTCCACCAGCTGAGAAGGCCCCTGCAGATGAGACCTCTGATGAAGTTCAGTCTCCACCAGCTGAGACCGCTCCTGAAG TTCAGCCTCCACCAGCTGAGAAAGCCCTTGCAGAAGAGGCCCCAGATGAAGTTCAGCCGCCACCAGCTGAGAAGGCCCCTGCAGATGAGGCCCCAGATGAAGTTCAGCCTCTACCAGCTGAGAAAGCCCCTGCAGAAGAGGCCCCAGATGAAGTTCAGCCTCCACCAGCTGAGAAGGCCCCTGCAGATGAGACCTCTGATGAAGTTCAGTCTCCACCAGCTGAGACCGCTCCTGAAGTTCAGCCTCCACCAGCTGAGAAAGCCCCTGCAGAAGAGGCCCCAGATGAAGTTCAGCCTCCACCATCTGAGAAGGCCCCTGCAGATGAGACCTCTGATGAAGTTCAGCCTCCACCAGCTGAGAAAGCCCCTGCAGAAGAGGCGCCAGATGAAGTTCAGCCTCCACCAGCTGAGACCTCCCCTGAAATTCAGCCTCCACCATCTGAGAAGGCCCCTGCAGATGAGCCCTCTGATGAAATTCAGCATGCACCAGCTGAGACCTCTCCTGAAGTTGAGCCTCCTTCAGCTGAGGAGGTCCCTGCAGAAGAGGCCCCAATTGACGTTCAGTCTCCACCAGCTGAGACCTCTCCTGAAGTTCATTCTCCACTACTTGAGGAGGCCCCTGTAGAAGAGGCCGCAGTTGAAATTTGTTCTACACCACCTGAGGAGGCTCCTAAAGAAGATACCTCAGCTAGAGTTTGGTCTGAACCCGCTGGGGTAGCTCTTGTTGAACCTCAGCATCCATCAGCTGAAGAAACGACTTTAGAAATGGTCCCTGTTGACAAACAGTTTCCAGCAGCTGAAGAGGACTTTTTTACACAAATTTCTGTAGAAGATGTCCTTGCTGAAGTTCAGCCTCCACCATCTGAACACACTGCTGCAGATGAGCCTTTGGTAGACCATATGTCTACTGAATATCAACATCTCCAGACAGCAGATGTCCCAGTGGTAAAATTAGAATCACTGGTTTTGGAAGATCAGCAAAAACCTGAAGAGCCTTTGGAACTAGATCCTGTCCCTGAAGATTTGTCTAATATCAAGAAAGAACAGGCTCCTGCCTTTGAAATAGAGGGTGTCTttcatatagaaataaaatag
- the FSCB gene encoding fibrous sheath CABYR-binding protein isoform X19 — protein sequence MEESDEPDQPISAGRQEIRKRRRLSQSMVDKSQQTEVTEKKKHLPISQSSGPKSTVSIGNIPGSKVNYESLRVSSQLQQTWTKRKHVQDMTDKSLQTEAIVEEKKEEIRSVGETVVPEEKPAAVGAAVPEFPETVQEVEIPPSRHSIQLKIDRSQQTSCTGDWSMMNIPQKEKVDKEQQTYFSETEIVVIGQPDSSFSKSNEVVQKSESSGKLFISEYPELLPSTSRDEEIRRISISKFLFSQQSKKGSLELSEDEQYVLGDVSPTAEEIFAEVQSLPDETTAENFPTEPQPPPIEEAPTEEGLATIEPTLSEEALSEGPPVEVQSPKVEEAPVEVQIFPAEEISAEEAPAKVESIPAKEAFSEEVYPEVQLTTAEEPPMRETEEFQPLLAETSPEVQPPPAEKAPAEEASDEVQPPLAETSPEVQLPPSEKAPADETSDEVQPPPAETSSEVQPPPAEKAPAEEASDKVQPPPAEKAPADETSDEVQSPPAETAPEVQPPPAEKAPAEEAPDEFQPPPAEKAPAEEAPDEVQPLPAEKAPADETSDEVQSPPAETTPEVQPPPAEKAPAEEAPDEVQPPPAEKALADETSDEVQSPPAETAPEVQPPPAEKALAEEAPDEVQPPPAEKALAEEAPDEVQPPPAEKAPADEAPDEVQPLPAEKAPAEEAPDEVQPPPAEKAPADETSDEVQSPPAETAPEVQPPPAEKAPAEEAPDEVQPPPSEKAPADETSDEVQPPPAEKAPAEEAPDEVQPPPAETSPEIQPPPSEKAPADEPSDEIQHAPAETSPEVEPPSAEEVPAEEAPIDVQSPPAETSPEVHSPLLEEAPVEEAAVEICSTPPEEAPKEDTSARVWSEPAGVALVEPQHPSAEETTLEMVPVDKQFPAAEEDFFTQISVEDVLAEVQPPPSEHTAADEPLVDHMSTEYQHLQTADVPVVKLESLVLEDQQKPEEPLELDPVPEDLSNIKKEQAPAFEIEGVFHIEIK from the exons atggaagagagTGATGAACCTGATCAGCCCATCTCAGCAGGGAGGCAAGAAATTCGAAAAAGAAGACGACTCAGCCAATCAATGGTAGACAAATCCCAGCAGACTGaagtaacagagaaaaagaaacacttgcCTATATCACAATCATCTGGTCCTAAATCTACCGTTAGTATTGGTAATATTCCTGGAAGCAAAGTCAATTACGAGTCTCTCAGAGTATCTTCTCAACTTCAGCAAACTTGGACAAAGAGAAAGCATGTACAGGATATGACTGATAAATCTCTGCAAACAGAGGCTattgtagaagagaaaaaagaagaaatcagatcAGTCGGTGAAACAGTGGTACCTGAAGAAAAGCCAGCTGCTGTTGGAGCAGCAGTCCCTGAATTTCCAGAGACTGTTCAGGAAGTAGAAATTCCACCAAGCAGACATTCAATTCAACTAAAAATAGACAGATCTCAGCAGACCAGTTGTACTGGAGACTGGTCAATGATGAACattcctcaaaaagaaaaagtggacaAGGAACAGCAGACATACTTTAGTGAAACAGAAATAGTAGTTATTGGCCAACCAGATAGCTCTTTCTCAAAGTCAAATGAAGTTGTGCAAAAAAGTGAATCCTCAGGGAAGCTTTTCATTAGTGAATATCCTGAATTGCTACCCTCAACAAgtagagatgaagaaattagGCGGATAAGTATTAGCAAATTTCTATTTagtcaacaaagcaaaaaaggtTCTTTGGAACTTTCAGAAGATGAGCAATATGTTCTAGGTGATGTGTCTCCTACAGCAGAAGAGATCTTTGCTGAAGTCCAATCTCTGCCAGATGAGACTACTGCTGAAAACTTCCCTACTGAACCTCAGCCTCCACCAATTGAAGAGGCTCCTACAGAAGAGGGCCTTGCTACAATAGAGCCCACCCTAAGTGAAGAGGCTCTTTCAGAAGGGCCTCCTGTTGAAGTTCAGTCTCCAAAAGTTGAAGAAGCTCCTGTTGAAGTACAGATTTTCCCAGCTGAAGAGATTTCTGCAGAAGAGGCCCCTGCTAAAGTAGAGTCTATCCCTGCTAAAGAGGCTTTCTCAGAAGAGGTTTATCCTGAAGTTCAGCTTACAACAGCTGAAGAGCCTCCTATGCGAGAGACTGAAGAATTTCAGCCTCTACTGGCTGAGACCTCCCCTGAAGTTCAGCCTCCACCAGCTGAGAAGGCCCCTGCAGAAGAGGCCTCAGATGAAGTTCAGCCTCCACTGGCTGAGACCTCCCCTGAGGTTCAGCTTCCACCATCTGAGAAGGCCCCTGCAGATGAGACCTCTGATGAAGTTCAGCCCCCACCAGCTGAGACCTCTTCTGAAGTTCAGCCTCCACCAGCTGAGAAAGCCCCTGCAGAAGAGGCCTCAGATAAAGTTCAGCCTCCACCAGCTGAGAAGGCCCCTGCAGATGAGACCTCTGATGAAGTTCAGTCTCCACCAGCTGAGACCGCTCCTGAAGTTCAGCCTCCACCAGCTGAGAAAGCCCCTGCAGAAGAGGCCCCAGATGAATTTCAGCCTCCACCAGCTGAGAAAGCCCCTGCAGAAGAGGCCCCAGATGAAGTTCAGCCTCTACCAGCTGAAAAGGCCCCTGCAGATGAGACCTCTGATGAAGTTCAGTCCCCACCAGCTGAGACCACTCCTGAAGTTCAGCCTCCACCAGCTGAGAAAGCCCCTGCAGAAGAGGCCCCAGATGAAGTTCAGCCTCCACCAGCTGAAAAGGCCCTTGCAGATGAGACCTCTGATGAAGTTCAGTCTCCACCAGCTGAGACCGCTCCTGAAGTTCAGCCTCCACCAGCTGAGAAAGCCCTTGCAGAAGAGGCCCCAG ATGAAGTTCAGCCTCCACCAGCTGAGAAAGCCCTTGCAGAAGAGGCCCCAGATGAAGTTCAGCCGCCACCAGCTGAGAAGGCCCCTGCAGATGAGGCCCCAGATGAAGTTCAGCCTCTACCAGCTGAGAAAGCCCCTGCAGAAGAGGCCCCAGATGAAGTTCAGCCTCCACCAGCTGAGAAGGCCCCTGCAGATGAGACCTCTGATGAAGTTCAGTCTCCACCAGCTGAGACCGCTCCTGAAGTTCAGCCTCCACCAGCTGAGAAAGCCCCTGCAGAAGAGGCCCCAGATGAAGTTCAGCCTCCACCATCTGAGAAGGCCCCTGCAGATGAGACCTCTGATGAAGTTCAGCCTCCACCAGCTGAGAAAGCCCCTGCAGAAGAGGCGCCAGATGAAGTTCAGCCTCCACCAGCTGAGACCTCCCCTGAAATTCAGCCTCCACCATCTGAGAAGGCCCCTGCAGATGAGCCCTCTGATGAAATTCAGCATGCACCAGCTGAGACCTCTCCTGAAGTTGAGCCTCCTTCAGCTGAGGAGGTCCCTGCAGAAGAGGCCCCAATTGACGTTCAGTCTCCACCAGCTGAGACCTCTCCTGAAGTTCATTCTCCACTACTTGAGGAGGCCCCTGTAGAAGAGGCCGCAGTTGAAATTTGTTCTACACCACCTGAGGAGGCTCCTAAAGAAGATACCTCAGCTAGAGTTTGGTCTGAACCCGCTGGGGTAGCTCTTGTTGAACCTCAGCATCCATCAGCTGAAGAAACGACTTTAGAAATGGTCCCTGTTGACAAACAGTTTCCAGCAGCTGAAGAGGACTTTTTTACACAAATTTCTGTAGAAGATGTCCTTGCTGAAGTTCAGCCTCCACCATCTGAACACACTGCTGCAGATGAGCCTTTGGTAGACCATATGTCTACTGAATATCAACATCTCCAGACAGCAGATGTCCCAGTGGTAAAATTAGAATCACTGGTTTTGGAAGATCAGCAAAAACCTGAAGAGCCTTTGGAACTAGATCCTGTCCCTGAAGATTTGTCTAATATCAAGAAAGAACAGGCTCCTGCCTTTGAAATAGAGGGTGTCTttcatatagaaataaaatag
- the FSCB gene encoding fibrous sheath CABYR-binding protein isoform X25 produces MEESDEPDQPISAGRQEIRKRRRLSQSMVDKSQQTEVTEKKKHLPISQSSGPKSTVSIGNIPGSKVNYESLRVSSQLQQTWTKRKHVQDMTDKSLQTEAIVEEKKEEIRSVGETVVPEEKPAAVGAAVPEFPETVQEVEIPPSRHSIQLKIDRSQQTSCTGDWSMMNIPQKEKVDKEQQTYFSETEIVVIGQPDSSFSKSNEVVQKSESSGKLFISEYPELLPSTSRDEEIRRISISKFLFSQQSKKGSLELSEDEQYVLGDVSPTAEEIFAEVQSLPDETTAENFPTEPQPPPIEEAPTEEGLATIEPTLSEEALSEGPPVEVQSPKVEEAPVEVQIFPAEEISAEEAPAKVESIPAKEAFSEEVYPEVQLTTAEEPPMRETEEFQPLLAETSPEVQPPPAEKAPAEEASDEVQPPLAETSPEVQLPPSEKAPADETSDEVQPPPAETSSEVQPPPAEKAPAEEASDKVQPPPAEKAPADETSDEVQSPPAETAPEVQPLPAEKAPAEEAPDEVQPPPAEKAPADETSDEVQSPPAETAPEVQPPPAEKAPAEEAPDEVQPPPSEKAPADETSDEVQPPPAEKAPAEEAPDEVQPPPAETSPEIQPPPSEKAPADEPSDEIQHAPAETSPEVEPPSAEEVPAEEAPIDVQSPPAETSPEVHSPLLEEAPVEEAAVEICSTPPEEAPKEDTSARVWSEPAGVALVEPQHPSAEETTLEMVPVDKQFPAAEEDFFTQISVEDVLAEVQPPPSEHTAADEPLVDHMSTEYQHLQTADVPVVKLESLVLEDQQKPEEPLELDPVPEDLSNIKKEQAPAFEIEGVFHIEIK; encoded by the exons atggaagagagTGATGAACCTGATCAGCCCATCTCAGCAGGGAGGCAAGAAATTCGAAAAAGAAGACGACTCAGCCAATCAATGGTAGACAAATCCCAGCAGACTGaagtaacagagaaaaagaaacacttgcCTATATCACAATCATCTGGTCCTAAATCTACCGTTAGTATTGGTAATATTCCTGGAAGCAAAGTCAATTACGAGTCTCTCAGAGTATCTTCTCAACTTCAGCAAACTTGGACAAAGAGAAAGCATGTACAGGATATGACTGATAAATCTCTGCAAACAGAGGCTattgtagaagagaaaaaagaagaaatcagatcAGTCGGTGAAACAGTGGTACCTGAAGAAAAGCCAGCTGCTGTTGGAGCAGCAGTCCCTGAATTTCCAGAGACTGTTCAGGAAGTAGAAATTCCACCAAGCAGACATTCAATTCAACTAAAAATAGACAGATCTCAGCAGACCAGTTGTACTGGAGACTGGTCAATGATGAACattcctcaaaaagaaaaagtggacaAGGAACAGCAGACATACTTTAGTGAAACAGAAATAGTAGTTATTGGCCAACCAGATAGCTCTTTCTCAAAGTCAAATGAAGTTGTGCAAAAAAGTGAATCCTCAGGGAAGCTTTTCATTAGTGAATATCCTGAATTGCTACCCTCAACAAgtagagatgaagaaattagGCGGATAAGTATTAGCAAATTTCTATTTagtcaacaaagcaaaaaaggtTCTTTGGAACTTTCAGAAGATGAGCAATATGTTCTAGGTGATGTGTCTCCTACAGCAGAAGAGATCTTTGCTGAAGTCCAATCTCTGCCAGATGAGACTACTGCTGAAAACTTCCCTACTGAACCTCAGCCTCCACCAATTGAAGAGGCTCCTACAGAAGAGGGCCTTGCTACAATAGAGCCCACCCTAAGTGAAGAGGCTCTTTCAGAAGGGCCTCCTGTTGAAGTTCAGTCTCCAAAAGTTGAAGAAGCTCCTGTTGAAGTACAGATTTTCCCAGCTGAAGAGATTTCTGCAGAAGAGGCCCCTGCTAAAGTAGAGTCTATCCCTGCTAAAGAGGCTTTCTCAGAAGAGGTTTATCCTGAAGTTCAGCTTACAACAGCTGAAGAGCCTCCTATGCGAGAGACTGAAGAATTTCAGCCTCTACTGGCTGAGACCTCCCCTGAAGTTCAGCCTCCACCAGCTGAGAAGGCCCCTGCAGAAGAGGCCTCAGATGAAGTTCAGCCTCCACTGGCTGAGACCTCCCCTGAGGTTCAGCTTCCACCATCTGAGAAGGCCCCTGCAGATGAGACCTCTGATGAAGTTCAGCCCCCACCAGCTGAGACCTCTTCTGAAGTTCAGCCTCCACCAGCTGAGAAAGCCCCTGCAGAAGAGGCCTCAGATAAAGTTCAGCCTCCACCAGCTGAGAAGGCCCCTGCAGATGAGACCTCTGATGAAGTTCAGTCTCCACCAGCTGAGACCGCTCCTGAAG TTCAGCCTCTACCAGCTGAGAAAGCCCCTGCAGAAGAGGCCCCAGATGAAGTTCAGCCTCCACCAGCTGAGAAGGCCCCTGCAGATGAGACCTCTGATGAAGTTCAGTCTCCACCAGCTGAGACCGCTCCTGAAGTTCAGCCTCCACCAGCTGAGAAAGCCCCTGCAGAAGAGGCCCCAGATGAAGTTCAGCCTCCACCATCTGAGAAGGCCCCTGCAGATGAGACCTCTGATGAAGTTCAGCCTCCACCAGCTGAGAAAGCCCCTGCAGAAGAGGCGCCAGATGAAGTTCAGCCTCCACCAGCTGAGACCTCCCCTGAAATTCAGCCTCCACCATCTGAGAAGGCCCCTGCAGATGAGCCCTCTGATGAAATTCAGCATGCACCAGCTGAGACCTCTCCTGAAGTTGAGCCTCCTTCAGCTGAGGAGGTCCCTGCAGAAGAGGCCCCAATTGACGTTCAGTCTCCACCAGCTGAGACCTCTCCTGAAGTTCATTCTCCACTACTTGAGGAGGCCCCTGTAGAAGAGGCCGCAGTTGAAATTTGTTCTACACCACCTGAGGAGGCTCCTAAAGAAGATACCTCAGCTAGAGTTTGGTCTGAACCCGCTGGGGTAGCTCTTGTTGAACCTCAGCATCCATCAGCTGAAGAAACGACTTTAGAAATGGTCCCTGTTGACAAACAGTTTCCAGCAGCTGAAGAGGACTTTTTTACACAAATTTCTGTAGAAGATGTCCTTGCTGAAGTTCAGCCTCCACCATCTGAACACACTGCTGCAGATGAGCCTTTGGTAGACCATATGTCTACTGAATATCAACATCTCCAGACAGCAGATGTCCCAGTGGTAAAATTAGAATCACTGGTTTTGGAAGATCAGCAAAAACCTGAAGAGCCTTTGGAACTAGATCCTGTCCCTGAAGATTTGTCTAATATCAAGAAAGAACAGGCTCCTGCCTTTGAAATAGAGGGTGTCTttcatatagaaataaaatag